CTATCTGTAATTTCTTTTTAGAAAAATAGGCGGTGATAATTCTTTAATACTTTTTCATTACTTCTTGTTATACAAGAGGATAAGCTTTATTTTGTAATGTATGGTAAGTGATTGATATTTATGTAAAAAATTGAAATGACAATTTTACGAATAATCCGGGCTAAAAGATGCGCTGCGCTTGCATCGTTCCCGCGAAGCGGCAACAAGTTCGGCATGACACGTGTCATCCTGAACTCGTTTCAGGATCTAAACACTCAAAACATGCGCAATTATTTATGTCGTCATGTATAATTTGGAAAAGACCTTATTTATACACAAACTTCCCCGCTTTATTGATATAGCACCATTTACCTTCGGTTTTCACCAGTGCGATACCATTGGAAAATACTTTTGCATCCTCGAACTGAGGCTTGATGACCAAACGGCCGTCACGATCTATATAACCGTACTTATCCCCGTTTTTGATCACCGCATACCCTTCGGAGAAATTCCAGGCGGAGTCGAATTGAGGTGGGACAATCATTTTCCCTGTTTTGTCTATGAATCCGTATTCCCCGTTCATTACTACCGGAGCCAGCCCTTCGGAAAAATTGAGCGCCTGATCGAAACGAAAAGGTATTATGTTTTTCCCCGTTTTATCGATGAATCCGTACTTACCATCAGAAACCGGGGCAAGTCCTTCGGCAAACATGAAGGCAAAGGTAAAACGTGGTGGTATCACTATATTTCCGGCCTTATCGATATAACCATACTTGTCATTCACTTTAACTGCGGCCAATCCTTCGGCAAATTTACCGGCATCCCGATACTGGGGTTTCACAAAAATCTTGCCGGTACGGTCAACATACCCGAACAGTGAATCGGCCCAGATACGGGCGACCCCATCGGTGAACCCCCAGGCCATGGTAAACTGTGGAGGGATGATTGTTTTACCGGTTCTATCAATGAAGCCGAACTTTCCTTTCATGTTCACAAGCCCCAAGCCCTCGGTGAATGATCTGGCCAAATCGAACTGGGGGAAAATTACCATCTTCCCGCCGGCATTGATGAAACCCCACTTGTCATTCACCCTTACCGCGCAGAGGTTTTCGAAAAAATCACCCGCTTCATTGAATGAGGGTTTGACTATCACTTTCCCGGCGACATTTATAAATCCATACCTATTGCCATCAAATATCTTAAAAAGAACAGGCAGATTAGCGGCATAAATCGCTTGGCTTCCAATCATAGTGACAGCCGCCAAACATAAAACGACCGCTCTTGTTATTCTTTCTGTCATGATTTCTCCTGTGAATATCAGGATTAACACGATACAAATCATGCGAATCCTGACAAATCAGATAATCTGTTCAATTGTTCACTTTTTTAATAAGATAGTATCGGCGTTCAGGTTTCAATAAAAAAAAACGGTGAGCGTTTTTAGCGGATTCTAAAATAGTTCTGCTTCACATCGTGGTGCGGGGAATATAGCTGCTGATTTTTGCTCGAATTTCTGGAACCGCGTTCACAGAAAACCTCGGTTCTCCCAGACGGGCTTTCCCTCCATACGGAGTGATAATCTCCCTTTTTATCAGTTCGGTTATGAATTCCAAAGGAACAGCAAGTTCCCTGGACAGTTCTTCAAGAGAAAGAAGCGCCATAGCACAAGTCCTTGATATAATTCGATTTGCGAGAATTAATGGGGAGAGTTGAACTTTCTGTCAAGCGTAGGTGTAATATGTTTGAACGTCTGAGATGTGTCAATGTGAAAGTTAGTTTTATAAAAAATTTCTAACCTGTTCCTAATCATAGCATTGTCTCTTTTTACAGAAAATGAATAATAAATTCTTTTATCACATGTTGCAGAAAGCAACACGCTCATCTGTTTTTCTTATTCGTTTCAATCTCCTGATAAATTTCTTCGTGCCCAGGCATTGAAAAAGCAAGGAATGCTGCCTGCTATTCCGTAAAAATCCATTATACCTGTACTATTTTACACATAAAACTATACGTTGTCCCTATCTTCCTAAAATTTTAAGCGCCTCCATCAATTCGGCATTTTCCACTGTGATGGCATAGATGGCATTACAGAAACTTATTGCCTTATCAAGCGGTTTCTGATGAATGTTACGGCCGGTGGCATTACCCGATGCTCCTCCTACATGTATCTGGTCATAAAGGTTCCGGAGAAATTGTTCCTCATTCATCGCCTCACCCCCGGCGCATACAAGTCTGGTTCTGCCCGCAGCCTGGACCGCTTCCCTTAACGCTTCGCTTGAATCCATACCCTCTTTTTTCGGAGCGTTGACCTTTACAAAATCGCTGCCAAGACACGCCGCCACTCCAGCCGCACCGGCAATGAGGTGAGGTGATTTTTCATCGGTAATCGCTTTCCCGCGCGGATAAATCCAGAGGACCGTCACCAGCCCGTAAAAATGCGCTGTATTAACAATCTGAGCCGCCTGCTGGAGCATTTCCGCTTCGTATTCACTGCCCAGGTACACGGTGTATCCTACCGCATGGATGGAAATTCCGGAATTGTCACGAAGTTCCACCACCTGCTCAACATCAAGCCACTGTTGGCTGAACGGCTCTGCTTGCTGTGTTTTCACCAGGTTGGTTTTCGAATTTAATTTTACCAGGTAAGGAACATGAGGATAATCCATCCCATATTGTGCGATCAGACCGAGTTGAGCAGCAAAAACGCCAATATGCGCCCCTCCGGCGATACGGAATAGGTGTTCGGGATCATTATCGTCAAGGGCTATTCCCGGTCCGTAAAAATCATCATTCAGATGCTCCCCCTTCTGGTCTCCGGCAAAAAGCATGAGGCGATTTTTCCCATGGGTGATATGAAGATAATTTTGACGATAGATATCTTTGGATTCCCCGGGGACATCGAGCGGGATTTTTACTTCGGAAGCGTTGGTTGAATTCATTCCAGTTCTCCTTATTCAGCAAGGAAGGAAAGCCATGATGGCAATATATGGTCATAATATTGTGTAAATGAAATTATATCATAATTTACCATATTTCGTCAATTTGGTAAATACTTTTTTTTAAAAAAAATACTATATTTTCTTTACATGCAGTTATCGCTTTTCCGTCCTTCTTCTATTCTTTAACGGAGGAAACATTCCATGATTTTTACTTTCTTCTTCATTGCAGTATATCTCTTCGTTGTTTTCAGCCCCCTGATCATCGTCCTCTTTGCCGGGATTCATACCGGCCATACCATTGTCTATGAGCTAGGGAAAGCTTTTGCGCTCACAGCATTTACTATCATAGCCATGCAATTTGTGCTTTCCTCACGGGTGAAATGGATGGAGCGTCCGTACGGTATGGGCCGGATTTTTAGTTTCCACAGATATATGGCGGTGCTGGCTTTTATTCTCCTGCTCAGCCACCCTGTTCTACTCTCCATCGGCGCCGGAAGCTTTTGGCTGCTCTTTTCCCTTTCCGTTCCCTGGTATATCTGGCTGGGAAAGGCCGCTCTCGTGCTCTTAGCTATTCAAGTGCTGACCGACATTTTCCGTCTGAACCTGCGCTTCGAGTTTGAAAAATGGCGCTTCACTCACAATAGCGTCGGGGGGTTGCTTCTTGTCTTGGCTTTTTCACACAGTTTTACCATGATTACCCGTAATCTCCGTCTCGTGCCTGTGCAATTCCTATGGTTTATCTTTCTGGCTATCGCACTCTCGTTTTACAGCTATCACAAATTCATTGTTCCGGCTTCCCTTAGAAAGAAACGCTATCGTGTCGACTCGGTTATCCGGGAAACACCCAATGTTTGGACAATCACTTTTACTCCTCAGAATGGAAGAAACCTTTTTGACTATAAACCCGGACAGTTTCAGTACATTACGCTTCATCGGGAGCAGGGACTTCCGGAAGAAGAGCATCATTTCACCATCTCATCCAGTCCCGCTCAGAAAGGATATGTCGCCTCCACCATCAAGGAATCGGGGGACTTCACCTCTCTCATCGGTCATACAAAGCCGGGAGACACCGCCTCTATAGAAGCTCCGTTCGGCAGATTTTCCAACATGTTCTTTCCGGAAGACCGGGATTTTGTTTTTATTGCGGGAGGGGTCGGCATCACTCCCATCATGAGCATGCTTCGATTCATGCGCGACTCACGCGCGGAATACCCCGCTCTCCTCATCTACGCCAACCGGACAGAGCAGGACATCATATTCCGTCAGGAGCTTGCCGACAT
This sequence is a window from Candidatus Latescibacter sp.. Protein-coding genes within it:
- a CDS encoding WG repeat-containing protein yields the protein MTERITRAVVLCLAAVTMIGSQAIYAANLPVLFKIFDGNRYGFINVAGKVIVKPSFNEAGDFFENLCAVRVNDKWGFINAGGKMVIFPQFDLARSFTEGLGLVNMKGKFGFIDRTGKTIIPPQFTMAWGFTDGVARIWADSLFGYVDRTGKIFVKPQYRDAGKFAEGLAAVKVNDKYGYIDKAGNIVIPPRFTFAFMFAEGLAPVSDGKYGFIDKTGKNIIPFRFDQALNFSEGLAPVVMNGEYGFIDKTGKMIVPPQFDSAWNFSEGYAVIKNGDKYGYIDRDGRLVIKPQFEDAKVFSNGIALVKTEGKWCYINKAGKFVYK
- a CDS encoding ferric reductase-like transmembrane domain-containing protein — encoded protein: MIFTFFFIAVYLFVVFSPLIIVLFAGIHTGHTIVYELGKAFALTAFTIIAMQFVLSSRVKWMERPYGMGRIFSFHRYMAVLAFILLLSHPVLLSIGAGSFWLLFSLSVPWYIWLGKAALVLLAIQVLTDIFRLNLRFEFEKWRFTHNSVGGLLLVLAFSHSFTMITRNLRLVPVQFLWFIFLAIALSFYSYHKFIVPASLRKKRYRVDSVIRETPNVWTITFTPQNGRNLFDYKPGQFQYITLHREQGLPEEEHHFTISSSPAQKGYVASTIKESGDFTSLIGHTKPGDTASIEAPFGRFSNMFFPEDRDFVFIAGGVGITPIMSMLRFMRDSRAEYPALLIYANRTEQDIIFRQELADMEKRGFPLLKTVHILSNPGPEWNGEHGRINLETLIRQVKDFDGRAFYICCPPTMMKGLIRILHDMGVKKNQLRSEAFSL
- a CDS encoding aldolase encodes the protein MNSTNASEVKIPLDVPGESKDIYRQNYLHITHGKNRLMLFAGDQKGEHLNDDFYGPGIALDDNDPEHLFRIAGGAHIGVFAAQLGLIAQYGMDYPHVPYLVKLNSKTNLVKTQQAEPFSQQWLDVEQVVELRDNSGISIHAVGYTVYLGSEYEAEMLQQAAQIVNTAHFYGLVTVLWIYPRGKAITDEKSPHLIAGAAGVAACLGSDFVKVNAPKKEGMDSSEALREAVQAAGRTRLVCAGGEAMNEEQFLRNLYDQIHVGGASGNATGRNIHQKPLDKAISFCNAIYAITVENAELMEALKILGR